A single Vespula vulgaris chromosome 3, iyVesVulg1.1, whole genome shotgun sequence DNA region contains:
- the LOC127062636 gene encoding thymosin beta: MSSPLLKDLPKVALDLKSELEGFNHGCMKKAATAEKNVLPSAEDVAAEKTQQTLIAGIETFDPTSLKHTTTQEKNPLPDKDAIQQEKGKQQLISGIENFDPAKLKHAETLEKNPLPTKEAIDAEKIAA; the protein is encoded by the exons ATGTCAAGCCCGTTGTTGAAAGATTTACCCAAAGTGGCGCTAGATTTGAAAAGCGAATTAGAAGGTTTTAATCACGGATGTATGAAAAAAGCTGCAACTGCGGAGAAAAATGTCTTGCCCTCTGCAGAAG ATGTTGCAGCAGAAAAAACTCAGCAGACATTGATTGCTGGCATCGAAACATTTGATCCAACTAGTCTGAAACATACTACAACTCAGGAGAAGAATCCATTGCCTGATAAAGATg CAATTCAGcaagaaaagggaaaacaaCAATTGATCTCTGgaatagaaaatttcgatCCAGCAAAACTCAAGCATGCAGAAACGCTTGAAAAAAATCCTTTGCCTACCAAAGAAG CAATTGATGCTGAGAAAATAGCTGCTTAA